In Candidatus Poribacteria bacterium, a single window of DNA contains:
- the aroF gene encoding 3-deoxy-7-phosphoheptulonate synthase, with protein sequence MVIVTKTNATQADVDAVVKRIEDVGLKAQVSVGERHTVIGVIGDKTLLGDIPIESMSGVDRTMPITAPFKLASREFRDESTVIAVNDTKIGGRQVPVIAGPCAVESTEQIVTIAQQVRKAGASFIRGGAFKPRTGPYSFQGYGEEALKMLEAAKAETGLGIVTEVMTPHEVELVGEYTDMFQLGTRNMTNFYLLREVGRAKKPVILKRGMSATIEEWLLAAEYILAEGNPDVILCERGIRTFETHTRNTLDLNAVPVIHELSHLPIIVDPSHGTGIRSLVCDMTKASVAAGADGLLLEVHHDPDHSMTGDGAQSLFPDQFETLMRELKQIAIAVGREM encoded by the coding sequence ATGGTAATTGTTACCAAAACCAATGCGACACAAGCAGATGTCGATGCTGTTGTAAAACGGATCGAAGATGTAGGATTGAAAGCACAAGTCTCAGTCGGCGAGAGACACACTGTCATCGGTGTCATAGGAGATAAAACATTGCTTGGTGATATTCCGATAGAGTCAATGTCCGGTGTTGATCGGACGATGCCAATTACGGCACCGTTCAAATTGGCAAGCCGTGAGTTTCGGGATGAATCGACGGTTATTGCCGTCAATGACACAAAAATCGGCGGACGGCAGGTTCCGGTCATTGCCGGTCCGTGTGCAGTAGAAAGCACGGAACAGATCGTAACTATTGCGCAACAGGTCCGAAAAGCTGGTGCGAGTTTCATCAGAGGCGGTGCCTTTAAACCGAGAACAGGACCTTATAGTTTCCAAGGTTACGGTGAAGAAGCTCTCAAAATGCTGGAAGCCGCAAAAGCCGAAACCGGACTCGGCATTGTCACCGAGGTCATGACGCCACACGAAGTCGAACTCGTCGGTGAATATACAGATATGTTCCAACTCGGCACGCGGAACATGACAAACTTCTATCTATTGCGTGAAGTCGGACGGGCAAAGAAACCTGTCATTCTCAAGCGCGGAATGTCGGCGACGATTGAGGAATGGCTCCTTGCCGCTGAGTATATCCTCGCAGAAGGAAATCCTGATGTCATTCTCTGTGAGCGCGGTATTCGGACTTTTGAAACGCACACCCGCAACACGCTTGATTTGAACGCAGTGCCAGTTATTCACGAATTAAGCCACTTACCTATTATTGTTGATCCGAGCCACGGCACGGGTATCCGGAGTCTCGTGTGTGATATGACAAAGGCATCTGTGGCGGCAGGGGCAGATGGATTGTTACTCGAAGTACATCACGATCCAGACCATT